The following are encoded in a window of Vespa crabro chromosome 2, iyVesCrab1.2, whole genome shotgun sequence genomic DNA:
- the LOC124421964 gene encoding neogenin isoform X2: MEPHTFTVPLALLTFVLRGVNGGGLYFTIEPQDVVVEQGGSARLDCEAKSIFGQPTIQWRTDDGTPINFIGENYRSQLANGSLYINSVYAGSSELTGSYQCLASVDDVGAIVSRTATIKLASLPGFEKEPQDTMVYPGQIAYLSCTLPASSSLLKIQWLKDERPMILDENRMTIMPSGALEIDDVQIQDIGSYRCNASGYGQYRLSNKAQLGLLTSDIDQGSSPPIFIAQPSQQVAVEGSTVTLECAANGYPKPTIFWLKDGVSIDLGSFDSRYRKIAASSLMITDLKEADHGSYQCRAENEVETLDSVAEIIVQVPPKFIKKPEDKIASESQDLEFECEIYGKPEPKVTWLKNGERITVNEYWQIINGNNLRINGLLAIDAGIFQCIGINPAGSVQASARLTINQPKKTTAHKATTPKSVPKKKLLYRPLYNKTWQHPSTLLGHTLSAFTPNPPLSISPSDDPTDLPGLVKYPSSLYDPDTHFVDDTESIESIEGSVPSAPRNLSLIIVTARFVTLRWQEPENTNGDILNYYIYYKQEGVQRERVVNTQKLEAMISSLQPSMTYQFRIVAQNSRGPGASSEVLQVTTQSEANVPGPPMNLEGHATSSASIALSWDEPQVINGRISKYIITYTEGDVEEKTRETTSTTYELVDLVPYTEYSIRVQAVNENGPGAYTRDVLVRTHSAQPTQPPHNVTLEAASSTSIIVRWEPPLDGQNGIITGYKIRYRRHDRRFSPNSVTTEGNQRLYVITGLEKHVIYQVRMCALNVNGTGPWTEWMTIETYENDLDETNVPGAPSHIRTKSMADSISLWWNPPKDQSIKVRGYRIGWGKGYPDVEDQVLDGKQRFFTIESLEPTTEYVISIRATNEAGEGQPAYANVRTTERSVSEYVVPLIPPVGLKAIVLSAATVVLYWTDTTLPKSQYVTDNRYYVVRYTSYHHSSNPRYKYYNATDLNCMINDLKPNTQYEFTVKVIKGKRESPWSMVVLNQTQEAAPSSPPRDLSVHSVEDRPTSVILRWQPPKQLNGPITGYIIFYSTDNNKWDRDWLIEAVIGDKTEFVIKMLQPSTTYYFKIQSRNSKGYGPFSTTVSFKTPQSNGIDIYDELHVRDDRGLSNILIYITVGCAVILITGVAVVVVVMCCKRNPDSPDRKKGYMKDANLKTNIKPPDLWIHHDQMELKALEKSSINGEASTSGVASNTLPRSGNQEYTQDNVHGNSSSLDKRTYVPSYMGNTDEKCSTLSRQHSRGSHKPKLITLPVDSAPVHQPTATPIVNSSLSQPTIHSTCTDAPSVRQNYPRTVAQYSLSRAHITLEPTPESSPDSCNMPSSYEPLQSQLPYSQSGQSYSGSSQYASSHYGSGNQPTSSATALDSSTSKRLQGHPLKSFSVPAPPPQSAPSTPAQQKHGVSQVTVRPTMSGSPYKKPQGSTSQLAKNRLASVSNPAHTSEEVERLKPSYSTEELNQEMANLEGLMKDLNAITASEFEC, from the exons GAGTAAACGGCGGAGGATTGTATTTCACCATTGAGCCGCAGGATGTTGTAGTCGAGCAAGGAGGATCCGCCAGATTGGATTGCGAAGCGAAAAGTATTTTTGGTCAGCCTACGATACAGTGGCGAACGGACGATGGCACGCCGATTAATTTTATCGGGGAAAACTATCG ATCGCAGCTAGCAAATGGATCCTTGTACATAAATAGCGTATACGCCGGTAGTTCAGAATTAACTGGAAGCTATCAATGCCTAGCATCCGTAGATGATGTTGGAGCTATTGTTTCTCGAACTGCAACGATCAAACTTGCAA gtTTGCCTGGTTTTGAGAAAGAACCCCAAGATACTATGGTTTATCCAGGACAAATAGCCTATTTGAGTTGCACACTTCCGGCCTCATCTagcttattaaaaatacaatggCTCAAGGACGAACGGCCTATGATACTCGACGAAAATCGTATGACGATTATGCCGTcag GTGCTTTGGAGATAGACGATGTACAGATTCAGGATATCGGATCGTATAGATGTAATGCAAGCGGTTATGGACAGTACCGTTTAAGTAACAAAGCGCAATTAGGGCTATTAACTAGTGACATCG aCCAAGGATCCTCACCGCCAATTTTTATTGCGCAACCTTCGCAACAAGTAGCCGTTGAAGGTTCTACCGTTACTTTGGAATGCGCTGCTAATGGCTATCCTAAACCTACAATTTTTTGGCTGAAAGATGGTGTGTCTATAGACTTAGGATCGTTCGACTCTAG GTATCGTAAAATAGCCGCGTCGAGTCTAATGATCACCGATCTTAAAGAAGCAGATCATGGCTCGTATCAATGTCGTGCCGAAAATGAGGTTGAGACGTTAGATTCTGTTGCCGAGATCATAGTTCAAg TTCCGCCAAAGTTTATTAAGAAACCGGAAGATAAAATAGCCAGTGAAAGTCAAGATTTAGAATTTGAATGTGAGATTTATGGAAAACCAGAACCAAAAGTTACGTGGTTGAAAAATGGAGAACGAATTACTGTTAACGAATATTGGCAAATAATTAATGG TAACAATCTTAGAATCAATGGCCTTCTTGCGATAGACGCTGGAATATTTCAGTGCATAGGAATAAATCCTGCTGGTAGTGTCCAAGCCTCGGCACGACTTACTATTAATCAACCTA aaaaaacaaccGCTCACAAAGCAACGACTCCAAAGTCcgtcccaaaaaaaaaattactgtaTCGtcctttatataataaaacatggCAACATCCCAGTACACTCTTAGGACACACATTATCGGCATTTACACCAAATCCTCCGTTATCGATCAGTCCTTCCGATGATCCAACCGATCTTCCAGGATTGGTTAAATATCCTAGCTCCCTTTACGATCCAGATACCCATTTTGTAGATGATACAGAAAGCATCGAGTCGATTGAAGGCAGCGTACCATCCGCTCCTAGAAATTTGAGCTTAATCATCGTTACTGCAAGATTCGTCACTTTACGTTGGCAAGAACCGGAAAATACAAATGgcgatattttaaattattacatttattataaacaggAAGGTGTACAAAG AGAACGTGTTGTCAACACTCAAAAATTAGAGGCAATGATATCAAGTTTACAGCCAAGTATGACTTATCAGTTTCGAATAGTTGCTCAAAATTCAAGAGGTCCTGGTGCTTCTAGTGAAGTATTACAAGTGACCACTCAGTCTgag GCAAATGTCCCAGGACCACCGATGAATTTAGAAGGCCACGCAACTAGCAGTGCAAGCATTGCTTTGTCGTGGGACGAACCGCAAGTTATTAATGGAcgtatttctaaatatattatcacaTATACGGAG GGAGATGTCGAGGAAAAAACACGTGAAACCACAAGTACAACGTACGAATTGGTAGATCTCGTGCCTTATACAGAATACAGTATTAGAGTTCAAGCTGTCAATGAAAATGGTCCTGGTGCATATACTAGAGATGTTCTAGTTCGAACACACAGTGCTCAACCTACACAACCACCCCATAATGTTACATTAGAAGCAGCTAGTTCAACt AGTATTATCGTAAGATGGGAACCACCGTTGGACGGTCAAAATGGTATTATTACCGGTTATAAAATTCGATATCGTCGACACGATCGTCGTTTCTCACCAAATTCAGTTACAACCGAAGGAAATCAACGTTTGTACGTGATTACTGGCCTCGAAAAGCATGTCATATATCAAGTTCGAATGTGTGCCTTAAATGTTAATGGAACTGGACCTTGGACCGAATGGATGACTATAGAAACATATGAGAATGATCTAGACGAGACTAATGTGCCGGGTGCACCTAGTCACATAAGaa caaAATCTATGGCTGATTCTATATCGCTTTGGTGGAATCCACCGAAAGATCAGAGTATTAAAGTTAGAGGATATAGAATTGGTTGGGGTAAAGGATATCCTGATGTTGAAGATCAAGTTCTTGATGGAAAACAACGATTTTTTACTATTGAATCtttag AACCTACAACGGAATACGTTATTTCTATAAGAGCAACAAATGAGGCTGGTGAAGGTCAGCCAGCTTATGCAAACGTAAGAACTACAGAACGTTCTGTATCCGAATATGTTGTGCCTTTAATACCACCGGTTGGTCTTAAAGCGATCGTTTTATCAGCAGCTACTGTAGTACTTTATTGGACTGATACAACTCTCCCAAAAAGCCAA TATGTAACAGATAATCGCTATTATGTCGTACGTTATACGTCATATCATCATAGCAGCAATCCTCGTTATAAGTATTACAACGCCACTGATTTAAATTGTATGATAAATGATCTAAAACCTAATACACAATACGAATTCACTGTTAAAGTTATCAAG ggaaaaagagaatcacCATGGAGTATGGTAGTATTGAATCAAACTCAGGAAGCTGCACCGAGTTCTCCACCAAGGGATTTAAGTGTTCATAGTGTCGAAGATCGACCGACTTCAGTAATTCTACGATGGCAACCACCTAAACAGCTAAATGGACCAATCACTg gatacataatcttttattctacggataataataaatgggaTCGTGACTGGTTGATCGAAGCTGTGATTGGTGATAAGACAGAATTTGTAATCAAAATGTTACAACCAAGTACGACATATTATTTCAAGATTCAATCACGTAATTCGAAAGGATATGGACCATTTTCGACAACAGTTTCATTTAAAACACCGCAAa GCAATGGCATTGATATCTATGATGAATTGCATGTTCGAG ATGACCGTGGTCTATCCAATATATTGATCTACATTACAGTAGGTTGTGCAGTTATCCTGATTACTGGTGTAGCAGTGGTCGTTGTTGTAATGTGCTGTAAGCGTAATCCGGATTCGCCGGATCGAAAGAAAGG ATATATGAAAGATGCGAatctaaaaacaaatattaaaccACCGGACTTGTGGATTCATCATGATCAAATGGAATTAAAAGCTCTTGAAAAGTCTTCTATCAATGGTGAAGCATCTACGAGCGGTGTTGCTAGTAATACTTTACCAAGATCAGGAAATCAGGAGTATACTCAAGATAATGTACATGGAAATTCCAGTTCGTTAGACAAGCGCACATATGTACCTAGTTATATGG GTAACACTGATGAGAAGTGCTCTACCCTGAGCAGACAACACAGTCGGGGAAGCCACAAACCTAAACTCATAACACTTCCTGTCGACAGTGCACCTGTACATCAGC CAACTGCAACACCAATTGTCAATAGCAGTTTGTCACAGCCAACAATACACAGTACGTGCACGGATGCTCCGTCGGTGAGACAAAATTATCCACGTACCGTGGCACAATACAGTTTAAGCCGAGCGCACATCACGTTAGAGCCAACACCAGAATCGAGTCCAGATTCTTGTAATATGCCAAGTTCTTACGAACCTCTACAAAGTCAA TTACCATATAGCCAAAGTGGACAGTCATACAGTGGGAGTAGCCAGTATGCTTCCAGTCACTATGGCAGTGGTAATCAGCCTACTAGTAGTGCTACGGCGTTAGATAGTAGCACAAGTAAAAGGCTTCAAGGACATCCATTGAAAAGCTTTAGCGTACCAGCACCTCCTCCTCAATCTGCTCCTTCTACCCCAGCACAGCAGAAACACGGAG TATCACAAGTAACGGTAAGACCAACGATGTCTGGTAGTCCGTATAAAAAGCCTCAAGGGTCTACGTCGCAATTAGCGAAGAACCGATTAGCTTCGGTTTCTAATCCAGCACATACTTCCGAGGAAGTAGAACGATTAaag CCTTCATATAGCACAGAAGAATTGAATCAAGAGATGGCCAATTTAGAGGGTCTAATGAAAGATCTAAATGCCATAACAGCATCTGAATTTGAATGCTAA